A portion of the Blastopirellula sediminis genome contains these proteins:
- a CDS encoding PSD1 and planctomycete cytochrome C domain-containing protein, translated as MLAAFSWTGSAVAEEEISYGADISPLLSNNCYSCHGPDQEHRAGGFRLDLESSALGEADSGAHPIVPGDLSASEIIARITSTDPDLVMPPADSNKTLKPEEIEKIRKWVAAGAKFEKHWSFEPLTKPEPPSTKKADWAANPIDQFVLARLEKMGMSPSDSATKERLIRRVTFDLTGLPPTVAEVEAFVKDESPDAYEKVVDRLLASPHYGEHMARFWLDAARFGDTHGLHLDNYREMWLYRDWVIGSFNNNQPFDQFTVEQLAGDLLENPTEEQKIASGFNRCHVTTNEGGSIKEEVETRNVIDRVTTTGTVFMGLTFECTRCHDHKYDPLTMNDFYSMYAFFNSFDYNPMDGNVKDHAPTIRMVSAEDQGRIAALQQEIQQAKTSITEQLAAIQYQEPEAASVEEDLPTELVWIDDDTPAGAKLQSNSYPWQWIEAPEPVFSGKRAHKRTSKELDQHFFTGAEKPLDVYEGDVLFAYVYLDPADPPKEIMMQFNNGSWEHRGYWGENVIPYGSNGNGSRVHQGELPPLGEWVRLEIPVSVVNLKPGEKINGWAFTQLGGTVYWDKAGVLTREGRGRAYRSLAEWTTELAAAKKPTEPKEIVAIAKKEAEKRSEAEQTQLKNYFLEYAYVDSREQFAPLHQKISGNEKSIGDITNASPTTLVSKEKNEPVPSHIQERGEYDQLGEVVPRATPAMLPPMKEGAPVNRLGLAQWLVDPSHPLTARVTVNRFWQQVFGTGLVKTSEDFGLQGEPPSHPQLLDWLSSQFIEDGWDVKKMMKRFVMSSTYRQSSKISPEKLAQDPANRLLSRGPRYRLDAEMIRDQALTVSGLIVDEIGGPSVKPPQPAGLWEAVGYSSSNTAKFKADEGPEKVHRRTLYTFVKRTSPPPEMSTLDAPSRESCTVRRERTNTPLQALMLMNDPQFVEAARALGARAIKEGGETPQSRASWMLHLCLSRTPTEQEIAEVAQLATAAREHFAADPKAAESLVSVGETKRDESVDLSDAAAWTLAANLVLNLDEVITKN; from the coding sequence GTGCTGGCTGCATTCAGCTGGACCGGTTCCGCCGTCGCCGAGGAGGAGATCTCTTACGGAGCGGATATCAGCCCACTCCTTTCCAACAACTGCTACTCGTGCCATGGTCCCGATCAGGAACATCGCGCCGGCGGCTTCCGACTCGATCTTGAGTCGAGCGCCCTCGGCGAAGCGGACTCCGGCGCCCATCCGATCGTCCCCGGCGACTTGTCCGCCAGCGAAATCATCGCGCGAATCACGAGCACCGATCCCGACCTGGTGATGCCGCCGGCCGACTCGAACAAAACGCTGAAGCCGGAAGAGATCGAAAAGATCCGCAAGTGGGTCGCGGCCGGAGCGAAGTTTGAAAAGCATTGGTCGTTCGAGCCGCTGACCAAACCAGAACCGCCGTCAACGAAGAAAGCCGACTGGGCGGCGAATCCAATCGACCAGTTCGTCCTCGCGCGGCTCGAAAAGATGGGGATGTCGCCGTCGGACAGCGCCACCAAAGAACGTTTGATTCGTCGTGTGACGTTTGACTTGACCGGCTTGCCGCCGACCGTGGCCGAAGTCGAAGCCTTTGTGAAGGATGAGTCTCCCGACGCCTACGAGAAGGTGGTCGATCGTCTTCTCGCTTCGCCTCACTACGGCGAACACATGGCCCGCTTCTGGTTGGACGCCGCGCGGTTCGGCGATACGCATGGTCTGCATCTCGACAACTATCGCGAGATGTGGCTCTATCGCGACTGGGTGATTGGCTCGTTCAACAACAACCAACCGTTCGATCAATTCACCGTCGAACAACTGGCCGGCGACTTGCTCGAAAACCCGACGGAAGAACAGAAGATCGCCAGCGGTTTTAATCGCTGCCATGTGACGACCAACGAAGGGGGTTCGATCAAAGAAGAAGTCGAAACCCGCAACGTGATTGACCGCGTCACCACCACCGGCACGGTCTTCATGGGGCTGACCTTCGAGTGCACCCGTTGTCACGATCACAAGTACGATCCGCTGACGATGAACGACTTCTACTCGATGTACGCCTTCTTCAACAGCTTCGACTACAACCCGATGGACGGCAACGTCAAAGATCACGCGCCGACCATTCGGATGGTTTCGGCCGAAGATCAAGGCCGGATCGCTGCACTGCAGCAAGAGATCCAGCAGGCCAAGACCTCCATCACCGAGCAGCTGGCTGCGATTCAATACCAGGAGCCGGAAGCGGCGTCCGTGGAAGAAGATCTGCCGACTGAACTGGTTTGGATCGACGACGATACTCCGGCCGGCGCCAAGTTGCAGTCGAACAGCTATCCCTGGCAATGGATCGAAGCGCCCGAACCGGTCTTCTCCGGCAAACGAGCCCATAAGCGCACCAGCAAGGAGCTCGATCAACACTTCTTCACCGGCGCCGAGAAGCCGCTGGACGTTTACGAAGGGGACGTGCTGTTCGCCTACGTTTATCTCGATCCGGCCGATCCGCCGAAAGAGATCATGATGCAGTTCAACAACGGCAGCTGGGAGCATCGCGGCTATTGGGGTGAGAACGTAATTCCCTACGGCTCAAACGGCAACGGATCTCGCGTCCACCAGGGAGAGCTTCCGCCGCTGGGCGAATGGGTCCGGCTCGAAATTCCGGTCAGCGTCGTCAATCTCAAGCCGGGCGAAAAGATCAACGGTTGGGCCTTTACCCAATTGGGCGGCACCGTCTATTGGGACAAAGCAGGCGTCCTGACCCGCGAAGGTCGCGGCCGCGCGTATCGCTCGCTGGCGGAATGGACGACCGAACTGGCGGCGGCCAAGAAGCCGACCGAACCAAAAGAAATCGTCGCCATCGCGAAGAAGGAAGCCGAGAAGCGAAGCGAAGCGGAACAAACGCAGCTGAAGAACTATTTCCTGGAATACGCCTACGTCGATTCGCGGGAGCAGTTCGCCCCGCTTCATCAGAAGATCTCCGGCAACGAAAAGTCGATCGGCGACATCACCAACGCCTCGCCGACCACGCTCGTCTCCAAAGAAAAGAATGAGCCGGTCCCGTCGCATATCCAGGAACGGGGCGAGTATGACCAACTGGGCGAAGTCGTTCCGCGGGCGACGCCGGCGATGTTGCCTCCGATGAAAGAAGGGGCGCCGGTCAATCGACTTGGCCTGGCCCAATGGCTGGTCGATCCGTCGCATCCGCTGACCGCTCGCGTCACCGTCAATCGGTTTTGGCAGCAAGTCTTTGGAACCGGTTTGGTGAAGACCTCGGAAGACTTCGGTCTGCAGGGAGAACCGCCGAGCCACCCGCAACTGCTCGATTGGCTCTCGTCGCAGTTCATCGAAGATGGCTGGGACGTGAAGAAGATGATGAAACGCTTCGTGATGTCGTCGACCTACCGACAGTCGTCGAAGATTTCGCCGGAGAAACTGGCGCAAGATCCCGCGAACCGACTTCTCTCGCGTGGTCCGCGCTATCGTCTCGACGCCGAGATGATCCGCGACCAGGCGCTGACCGTCAGTGGGCTGATCGTCGACGAAATCGGCGGTCCGAGCGTCAAGCCGCCGCAACCGGCCGGTTTGTGGGAAGCGGTCGGCTACAGCAGCAGCAACACGGCGAAGTTCAAAGCGGACGAAGGGCCCGAAAAGGTCCATCGCCGCACGCTTTACACCTTCGTCAAACGTACGTCGCCGCCGCCCGAAATGAGCACGCTCGACGCGCCGTCGCGCGAATCGTGCACCGTTCGCCGCGAACGAACCAACACGCCGCTCCAGGCCCTGATGTTGATGAACGATCCGCAGTTTGTCGAAGCGGCTCGAGCGCTTGGCGCCCGCGCGATCAAAGAAGGAGGCGAGACGCCGCAGTCGCGGGCCAGCTGGATGTTGCATCTCTGCCTGAGCCGCACGCCGACCGAACAAGAAATCGCGGAAGTCGCCCAGTTGGCGACTGCCGCTCGCGAACATTTCGCCGCTGATCCGAAAGCGGCCGAATCGCTGGTATCCGTCGGCGAAACCAAGCGGGACGAAAGCGTCGACCTGAGCGACGCCGCCGCCTGGACGCTGGCGGCCAACCTGGTGTTGAACCTGGACGAAGTCATTACCAAGAACTAG
- a CDS encoding C25 family cysteine peptidase, producing the protein MHAAIAALLATLTLGATPQLPTDTLVVCPESFVPALRPWLDYRSAQGRQIGLITETESKERIRAAIRETAKTGALRWVVLVGDVPGEQPTPESPGVPTHLMDAVVNVHFGSEPTLVTDNYYADIDDDLIPDVAVGRLSVRTPEQLETVVAKILAYEQDVSPGAWRRQLNVVAGVGGFGILADTLMESITKKFLTDEVPSSFETKVAYASWHSPYCPDPREFQDETVNQLNDGCLFWIYIGHGQRRYLDYISVPKQRYYPIFQASDVGRLQCKNGSPIAIFLACYTGAFDEPNDCLAEEMLRREGGPVAVYAGSRVTMPYAMSVMGSEMLEEYFQNNRETLGELILYAKRDMVEASSKGGNRKLLDSLARLVSPKPELLKDERREHVQLFNLIGDPLLRLPRAESAQVASATEARAGESLVVSGISPVAGKGRLEVVCRRDLLTFKPETRTDYEASLPEFPNVYRQANDRCWESVELDLPAGPFETTIPLPAHCSGECHVRLFVEGADVCALGSCDVKVAPAEGNVQAP; encoded by the coding sequence ATGCACGCCGCGATCGCCGCTCTGCTGGCTACCTTGACGTTGGGCGCCACTCCGCAGCTGCCGACCGACACGCTGGTCGTCTGTCCCGAGTCGTTCGTTCCGGCGCTCCGCCCCTGGCTCGACTATCGCTCGGCCCAAGGCCGCCAGATCGGGCTGATCACCGAAACCGAATCGAAAGAGCGGATCCGCGCCGCAATTCGCGAAACGGCAAAGACCGGCGCCCTCCGCTGGGTTGTTCTGGTTGGGGACGTCCCTGGCGAACAGCCGACGCCGGAATCGCCCGGCGTGCCGACGCACCTGATGGACGCCGTCGTCAACGTTCACTTCGGTTCTGAACCGACCCTCGTCACCGACAACTACTACGCTGACATCGATGACGACTTGATCCCGGACGTCGCCGTTGGGCGGTTGTCGGTTCGGACGCCGGAGCAGTTGGAAACGGTCGTCGCCAAGATCCTGGCCTACGAACAAGACGTCTCGCCCGGCGCCTGGCGGCGGCAATTGAACGTGGTCGCTGGAGTCGGCGGCTTTGGCATCTTGGCCGATACGCTCATGGAATCGATCACGAAGAAGTTTCTGACCGACGAGGTCCCTTCGTCCTTTGAAACCAAAGTCGCCTACGCCAGTTGGCATAGCCCCTACTGCCCCGATCCGCGTGAGTTCCAAGACGAGACGGTCAACCAACTGAACGACGGTTGCCTCTTCTGGATCTACATCGGTCATGGACAGCGCCGCTATCTCGACTACATCAGCGTTCCGAAACAGCGCTACTATCCGATCTTCCAGGCGAGCGACGTCGGCCGGTTGCAATGTAAAAATGGTTCGCCGATCGCCATCTTCCTGGCCTGCTACACCGGTGCGTTTGACGAGCCGAATGATTGTCTGGCCGAAGAAATGTTGCGTCGTGAAGGAGGGCCGGTTGCAGTCTATGCTGGTTCGCGCGTCACGATGCCGTACGCGATGTCGGTGATGGGCTCCGAGATGCTCGAAGAGTATTTCCAGAACAATCGCGAGACGCTCGGCGAGTTGATCCTGTACGCCAAACGGGACATGGTCGAAGCGTCCAGCAAAGGAGGCAATCGCAAGTTGCTCGATTCGCTCGCTCGCCTGGTCAGCCCCAAGCCGGAGCTGCTTAAAGATGAGCGACGCGAGCATGTGCAGCTCTTCAACCTGATCGGCGATCCGCTGCTGCGACTTCCGCGGGCGGAGTCGGCCCAAGTCGCTTCGGCGACCGAAGCCCGCGCCGGCGAATCTCTCGTCGTCAGCGGCATCTCTCCGGTCGCCGGCAAGGGACGCTTGGAAGTGGTTTGCCGTCGCGATCTACTCACCTTCAAGCCGGAAACTCGCACTGATTACGAAGCGAGCCTTCCCGAATTTCCCAACGTCTATCGTCAGGCGAACGATCGCTGCTGGGAAAGCGTCGAGCTCGATCTGCCGGCCGGTCCATTCGAGACGACTATTCCGCTGCCGGCTCACTGCTCGGGCGAATGCCATGTTCGGCTGTTCGTCGAAGGCGCCGACGTTTGTGCTCTGGGGTCCTGCGATGTGAAAGTCGCCCCAGCGGAAGGAAACGTACAGGCTCCGTAA
- a CDS encoding Lpg1974 family pore-forming outer membrane protein yields the protein MLRKVRILSFLFALGVSLLVRTAAAQEYFAHSSPVDGALASFDMPIAGVPPMASADEGGWKFSGDLLIVRPTTGDTYFVIDSPLGATQPIGSRINNDPLFNTAFRVGAAYEFANSPAQFQVTWTRLDTDNSKLVTGTDLWATAGSSDIAGAFQTYNGTAAADLAIKHNRVDTMFTAPLCIPCIDLALQFGFEYADVRVQEGYFYENSVSTATGSVLFDSTAKGIGPEFGFIVGYDLLSGCNGDGRLSFTMNSTASLLLASAKTSSLQTVNNAVMVNVFDDTTSRIIPALHIGVGLNYDKVLCGRAVRFSLGYEFNNYFDAIGRSEYPDDVADGFTLASYRDFGLQGLYFSSVVKF from the coding sequence ATGCTTAGGAAAGTACGGATACTTTCGTTTCTGTTCGCGTTAGGCGTATCCCTTCTGGTTCGCACCGCTGCGGCTCAAGAGTATTTCGCTCATTCCTCGCCGGTTGACGGGGCGCTCGCGTCGTTTGACATGCCGATCGCCGGCGTTCCGCCGATGGCGTCAGCGGACGAAGGAGGTTGGAAATTTTCCGGTGATCTCCTGATCGTTCGACCGACCACCGGCGATACCTACTTCGTGATTGATTCTCCGCTAGGTGCGACTCAGCCCATTGGTTCGCGAATCAACAACGACCCCTTGTTTAACACGGCGTTTCGAGTTGGCGCCGCCTATGAGTTCGCAAACTCGCCGGCCCAGTTTCAAGTGACATGGACGCGTCTTGATACGGATAACTCCAAGTTAGTCACCGGGACCGACCTTTGGGCGACAGCCGGTAGTTCGGACATTGCCGGGGCTTTTCAAACCTATAACGGAACCGCTGCCGCCGATCTGGCGATCAAGCACAATCGGGTCGATACGATGTTTACCGCGCCGCTCTGCATTCCTTGCATCGACCTGGCGTTGCAATTTGGCTTTGAATACGCCGACGTTCGAGTCCAGGAAGGCTATTTCTACGAAAACAGCGTTAGCACCGCGACCGGCTCGGTTCTCTTCGATTCGACGGCGAAGGGGATTGGTCCCGAGTTTGGTTTTATCGTCGGCTACGATTTGCTGAGCGGCTGTAATGGCGACGGGCGGTTGTCGTTCACGATGAATTCAACTGCCAGCTTATTGCTCGCTTCTGCAAAAACTTCAAGTCTGCAAACCGTGAACAATGCTGTCATGGTCAACGTGTTCGACGATACGACTTCGCGAATCATTCCCGCGCTTCACATCGGCGTTGGACTCAACTACGACAAAGTCCTTTGCGGACGCGCCGTACGGTTCTCACTGGGATACGAGTTCAATAACTACTTTGACGCCATCGGCCGATCGGAATACCCCGACGACGTCGCCGACGGGTTTACGCTGGCTTCTTATCGAGATTTTGGTCTGCAAGGACTTTACTTTTCGAGCGTCGTCAAGTTTTAG
- a CDS encoding bifunctional proline dehydrogenase/L-glutamate gamma-semialdehyde dehydrogenase, which translates to MFDTTIANRTVDLAKRLLVAANQNIRANEKKQSEQLARMMNDAAGKAFTMAMVDETFRSAKPAVQARRWRGLLRDFGLPQYFSWTDRLLLRIASAASIVAPQIVMPLIAARMRADSANVILNGEMDELRKHVRQRISQGFSINLNHLGEAVLGEEEAQNRLRVALDYLKQPEVNYLSVKISAVFSQINLTAYDQTLTAIKDRLRIIYRAAMPEGKFVNLDMEEYRDLRLTLEAFQQVLSEPEFLHYSAGIVLQAYIPDSWNALQELAAWAKERAATGGAKVKVRLVKGANMAMEDVEAELHGWHSAPYRTKAETDANYRRMMEFCVQPEHAAVLRVGVASHNLFDVALALTLREEFGTSDSVEIEMLEGMANHQARVVKEQAGGLLLYAPAVQAKDFQSAMAYLVRRLDENTSPQNFLHDLFGLTPDSDAWHEQERRFREGWEHRRDVASLSRRQLPCVDPNRAAHFMNQPDSDWTQYQTREQLDEAIANWTPALPPPAADLDAALDCAVAAAERWSAESVLQRAEILHHAGQVMQQRRFESIAEMQRTCKKAIAEADAEVSEAIDFARYYAEHYPHYPEVVGKPLGVVVITPPWNFPYAIPCGGVLAALMAGNAVLLKPAPESTDIAWLLVQQLWDAGVPRDVLQFYPCADGETGKRLITDPRVNAVVLTGAYQTARMFQSWRPSLHLFAETSGKNALVITAQADRELAVKDLVRSAFGHAGQKCSAASLAIIEAEVYDDPIFQRQLHDTAASLMVGPATDRTSVVTPVIREPESSLMRALTQLDAGESWLLKPKVSAEDPCLWSPGIRLGVKPGSWFHKTECFGPVLGLMRAENLEQAIAWQNDVDYGLTAGIHTLDESEQVRWRDSVQAGNLYINRPTTGAIVQRQPFGGWKKSSIGPGSKAGGPNYVSLFARWSDASVDVPQAKVEQNYRLAWNEYFSQEHDPSHLTGESNIFRYRPARGVLLRLPSDDPSTIARAKLAAQITGTPLEISVATKEPDADFIARLSSVGSRFEFLRTIGDVNDAVLAAAHQAGLNWIDAPLTANGYVELRFWLREQSITRTLHRYGQIIQAPSDHA; encoded by the coding sequence ATGTTCGATACGACAATCGCAAATCGCACCGTCGACTTGGCGAAACGTCTCCTCGTCGCGGCGAATCAAAACATTCGTGCGAACGAGAAAAAGCAGAGCGAACAGCTCGCACGCATGATGAATGACGCCGCCGGCAAGGCGTTTACGATGGCGATGGTCGACGAAACGTTTCGCAGCGCGAAGCCTGCGGTACAAGCGCGTCGCTGGCGCGGCCTCTTGCGCGACTTCGGGTTGCCGCAATATTTCTCGTGGACCGATCGGCTGCTGCTTCGGATCGCCAGCGCCGCGAGTATCGTCGCTCCGCAGATCGTGATGCCGCTGATCGCCGCTCGCATGCGAGCCGATTCGGCCAACGTGATTTTGAACGGCGAAATGGACGAACTGCGCAAGCATGTGCGCCAGCGAATCTCCCAAGGTTTCTCGATTAATCTCAATCACTTGGGAGAAGCGGTTCTCGGCGAAGAAGAAGCCCAGAACCGTTTGCGGGTCGCGCTCGACTATCTGAAGCAGCCGGAGGTAAACTACCTGTCGGTAAAAATCTCCGCCGTTTTCAGTCAAATTAACCTGACAGCGTACGACCAAACGCTTACGGCAATAAAGGATCGCCTCCGAATCATTTATCGCGCCGCAATGCCGGAAGGAAAGTTCGTCAATCTCGATATGGAAGAGTATCGAGACCTGCGGCTGACGCTCGAAGCGTTTCAACAAGTACTGTCGGAGCCAGAGTTCCTGCACTATTCGGCTGGGATCGTCCTCCAGGCCTACATTCCCGACTCCTGGAACGCGCTGCAGGAACTTGCCGCGTGGGCCAAAGAGCGAGCGGCTACCGGCGGGGCCAAGGTGAAAGTGCGCCTGGTCAAAGGCGCCAACATGGCGATGGAAGATGTCGAAGCGGAACTGCACGGGTGGCACTCGGCGCCTTATCGCACCAAAGCGGAAACCGACGCCAACTATCGCCGGATGATGGAGTTCTGCGTGCAGCCGGAGCATGCAGCCGTGCTGCGCGTCGGCGTGGCGTCGCACAATTTGTTCGACGTCGCATTGGCCCTCACGCTACGAGAAGAATTCGGCACGAGCGACTCGGTTGAAATCGAAATGCTGGAAGGAATGGCGAACCATCAGGCGCGCGTCGTGAAGGAGCAGGCAGGCGGGCTGCTGCTTTACGCGCCGGCGGTGCAAGCGAAAGACTTCCAAAGTGCGATGGCCTATCTCGTTCGCCGGTTAGACGAAAACACGTCGCCGCAAAACTTCCTGCATGATTTGTTCGGCCTGACTCCCGACTCCGACGCCTGGCATGAGCAAGAGCGGCGTTTCCGCGAAGGGTGGGAACATCGCCGCGACGTCGCGTCTCTGTCGCGTCGCCAACTGCCGTGCGTCGATCCGAATCGCGCCGCCCACTTCATGAACCAGCCCGACAGCGACTGGACGCAATACCAGACGCGCGAGCAATTGGACGAAGCGATCGCCAATTGGACTCCGGCGCTGCCGCCGCCAGCGGCAGATCTCGACGCCGCACTCGACTGCGCCGTCGCCGCCGCCGAACGTTGGTCGGCTGAATCGGTCCTGCAGCGAGCCGAAATCCTGCATCATGCCGGTCAGGTGATGCAGCAGCGGCGGTTTGAATCGATCGCCGAAATGCAGCGAACGTGCAAGAAGGCGATCGCCGAAGCGGATGCCGAAGTTTCGGAAGCGATCGACTTCGCCCGTTACTACGCCGAACATTATCCGCACTATCCCGAGGTCGTCGGTAAGCCGCTCGGCGTCGTGGTAATCACGCCGCCGTGGAACTTCCCGTACGCAATTCCATGCGGCGGCGTTTTGGCCGCGCTGATGGCGGGCAATGCGGTCTTACTGAAGCCGGCGCCCGAGTCGACCGATATCGCCTGGCTGTTGGTGCAGCAGCTCTGGGATGCTGGCGTCCCACGCGACGTGCTGCAGTTCTATCCGTGTGCCGATGGCGAAACGGGAAAGCGTCTGATCACCGATCCGCGCGTCAATGCAGTCGTGCTAACCGGCGCCTATCAAACCGCCCGAATGTTTCAGTCGTGGCGCCCTTCGCTGCATCTCTTCGCCGAGACAAGCGGCAAGAACGCCCTGGTGATTACCGCCCAGGCCGATCGCGAACTGGCGGTCAAAGATCTGGTTCGCTCCGCCTTTGGGCATGCTGGGCAAAAGTGCAGCGCCGCGAGTCTGGCGATCATCGAAGCGGAAGTCTATGACGATCCGATCTTCCAGCGACAGCTGCACGACACCGCCGCCTCGCTGATGGTTGGTCCCGCGACCGATCGCACCAGCGTCGTTACGCCGGTGATCCGCGAACCGGAATCCTCGCTGATGCGTGCCCTGACGCAGCTCGACGCAGGAGAAAGCTGGCTGCTGAAGCCGAAGGTTTCGGCCGAAGATCCTTGCCTTTGGTCGCCGGGGATTCGACTTGGCGTGAAGCCAGGCTCGTGGTTCCACAAGACCGAGTGCTTTGGCCCAGTCCTGGGACTGATGCGAGCCGAAAACCTCGAGCAAGCGATCGCGTGGCAGAACGACGTCGACTACGGTTTGACCGCCGGGATTCATACGCTCGACGAAAGCGAACAAGTCCGCTGGCGCGATTCGGTTCAAGCCGGCAATCTGTACATCAATCGTCCGACCACCGGGGCGATCGTGCAGCGACAACCGTTCGGCGGCTGGAAGAAGTCGTCGATTGGCCCGGGCTCCAAGGCAGGCGGTCCAAACTACGTTTCGCTCTTCGCCCGCTGGTCCGACGCTTCGGTGGACGTTCCGCAAGCCAAAGTGGAGCAGAACTACCGCTTGGCTTGGAACGAATACTTCTCGCAAGAGCATGATCCGTCCCACCTGACCGGCGAAAGCAACATCTTCCGCTATCGCCCGGCGCGTGGAGTTTTACTGCGGTTGCCAAGCGACGATCCGTCGACGATCGCACGAGCGAAGCTCGCCGCCCAGATTACCGGCACGCCGCTGGAAATCAGCGTCGCGACCAAGGAGCCGGACGCTGATTTCATCGCCCGACTGTCGAGCGTGGGAAGTCGCTTTGAATTCCTCCGGACGATTGGCGACGTGAACGATGCGGTCCTCGCCGCCGCTCACCAGGCAGGCCTCAACTGGATCGATGCGCCCCTCACCGCCAACGGCTACGTCGAACTCCGCTTTTGGCTGCGAGAACAATCGATCACCCGCACGCTGCACCGGTACGGGCAAATCATTCAAGCGCCGTCGGATCACGCGTAG
- a CDS encoding AraC family transcriptional regulator — METLFRSLPNVLFCIKDRDRRYVAANDALVNATLKKTVSEVLNRRAIEVFPEMLAAGYEQQDDEVFDRGVNIEDRLEMITRADCDVGWFVSHKAPIRSRSGEVIALASISRDLEIRADEGQELGAVKEALDTLHRDYSKPLRIGDLAEKTSMSASQFERRISKITGLSPRQLLTKLRIDAAAKKLRETDLSVGQIAIDTGFYDQAALTRKFREVTGLTPARYRQATSSL, encoded by the coding sequence ATGGAAACTTTGTTTCGCTCTTTGCCAAACGTCTTGTTTTGCATCAAAGATCGCGACCGTCGTTACGTCGCCGCGAATGACGCCTTGGTCAACGCGACGCTTAAAAAGACGGTTAGCGAAGTGCTGAACCGCCGCGCGATTGAAGTCTTTCCAGAGATGTTGGCCGCCGGTTACGAACAGCAAGACGACGAAGTCTTTGATCGCGGCGTCAACATCGAAGATCGTCTCGAGATGATCACCCGCGCCGACTGCGACGTCGGTTGGTTCGTGTCGCACAAGGCGCCGATTCGTTCGCGCTCGGGCGAAGTGATCGCGCTGGCGAGCATCTCCCGCGACCTGGAAATTCGGGCCGACGAAGGGCAAGAGCTAGGCGCCGTGAAGGAAGCGCTCGATACGCTTCATCGCGACTACAGCAAGCCGCTGCGGATCGGCGATCTGGCCGAGAAGACCAGCATGTCGGCGAGTCAGTTCGAACGTCGCATCAGCAAGATCACCGGGCTCTCGCCGCGGCAGTTGCTGACGAAGTTGCGAATCGACGCCGCCGCCAAGAAGCTCCGCGAAACCGATCTTTCGGTCGGGCAGATCGCGATTGATACCGGCTTCTACGATCAAGCGGCTCTGACCCGCAAGTTCCGCGAAGTGACCGGGCTGACGCCGGCTCGTTATCGTCAGGCGACCAGCTCGCTATAA
- a CDS encoding PLP-dependent cysteine synthase family protein, which translates to MTSAWVNRAISAIERDFNRSADTHLIQVPCLQLPNISIYLKDESIHPSGSLKHRLARSLFLYGICNGWIREGTPIVEASSGSTAISEAYFAQLLDLPFHTVIPANTSREKVKKIEFLGGTCHLVDGGDIYSHAERIAKELKGHYMDQFTFAERATDWRANNNIAESMFRQMALEADPVPKWVVVSAGTGGTSATIGRYIRYQKLSTQLCVADPENSVYYDYYQTGDRNVTSCGPSRIEGIGRPRVEASFLPTVVDRMIKVDDAASLAAIRLLECLLDRKCGGSTGTNFWATMQIVAQMIEQGETGSVVTLICDGGERYLTTYYDDAWIASQGLDPAPYEAWLRSFLDTGKPPACL; encoded by the coding sequence ATGACCAGCGCCTGGGTAAACCGTGCGATCTCTGCGATCGAGCGCGATTTCAACCGCTCCGCCGATACCCATCTGATCCAGGTTCCGTGCCTTCAGTTGCCGAACATTTCGATCTACTTGAAAGATGAGTCGATTCATCCTTCCGGCAGTTTGAAGCATCGGCTCGCTCGTTCGCTCTTCCTCTACGGGATCTGCAACGGCTGGATTCGCGAAGGGACGCCGATCGTCGAAGCCTCGTCCGGCAGCACCGCGATCAGCGAAGCCTATTTCGCTCAACTGCTCGACCTCCCGTTCCATACGGTCATTCCGGCCAACACGTCGCGCGAGAAGGTCAAAAAGATCGAGTTCCTCGGCGGGACCTGCCATTTGGTTGACGGCGGCGATATCTACTCCCATGCGGAGCGAATCGCCAAAGAGCTCAAAGGGCACTACATGGATCAGTTCACGTTCGCCGAACGGGCGACCGACTGGCGCGCGAACAACAACATCGCCGAATCGATGTTTCGCCAGATGGCGCTCGAAGCCGATCCAGTGCCGAAGTGGGTCGTCGTCTCGGCCGGAACCGGCGGTACGTCGGCGACGATCGGGCGGTACATTCGCTACCAGAAACTGTCGACGCAGCTTTGCGTCGCCGATCCGGAGAACTCGGTCTACTACGACTATTATCAAACCGGGGATCGTAACGTAACGTCGTGCGGCCCTTCCCGCATCGAAGGGATTGGTCGCCCGCGCGTCGAAGCTTCGTTTTTGCCGACGGTCGTCGACCGGATGATCAAAGTCGACGACGCCGCATCGCTGGCCGCGATTCGCTTGCTGGAATGTCTGCTCGATCGCAAATGCGGCGGCTCGACTGGCACCAACTTCTGGGCCACGATGCAGATTGTGGCCCAGATGATTGAGCAGGGAGAGACGGGGAGCGTCGTCACGCTGATCTGCGACGGCGGAGAACGCTATCTGACGACCTACTACGACGACGCTTGGATTGCGAGTCAGGGACTCGATCCAGCGCCGTACGAAGCGTGGCTCCGCAGTTTTCTCGACACCGGCAAACCGCCCGCCTGCTTATAG